A single Streptomyces sannanensis DNA region contains:
- a CDS encoding type II toxin-antitoxin system VapB family antitoxin, whose product MIFKRIGNGRPYPDHGRESTRQWADVAPRPVRLDQLVTTKGQLDLETLLAEDSTFYGDLFAHVVKWQGDLYLEDGLHRAVRAALQQRQVLHARVLELD is encoded by the coding sequence GTGATCTTCAAGCGCATCGGCAACGGGCGGCCGTACCCCGACCACGGCCGGGAAAGCACCCGGCAGTGGGCGGACGTCGCGCCGCGCCCGGTCCGCCTCGATCAGCTCGTGACCACCAAGGGGCAGTTGGACCTCGAGACACTGCTCGCCGAGGACTCCACCTTCTACGGTGATCTCTTCGCCCATGTGGTGAAGTGGCAGGGCGACCTCTATCTGGAGGACGGTCTGCACCGAGCCGTACGCGCGGCGCTCCAGCAGCGTCAGGTGCTGCACGCGCGGGTCCTCGAGCTGGACTGA
- a CDS encoding LytR C-terminal domain-containing protein → MSMLTPPGMGGEYRIKGDKYPRMRRPRHRRRIVLTILACVVALGLAGWGTVQLVGVFTGGEQKTTAGGRKADCKPDPTPVASAARILPTPAQITVNVYNATPRGGLAKTTADELKARGFVIGKVGNASVEYDKKVPGTGILLGAPGAYEGAFRVLGTQVRGTQLKADTRTTEDVDLIIGTAFTALTARPAADQALSALNSKPTAPKPGCQPQAS, encoded by the coding sequence ATGAGCATGCTCACACCCCCCGGCATGGGCGGCGAATACCGCATCAAGGGTGACAAGTACCCGAGGATGCGACGGCCCCGCCATCGCCGCAGGATCGTTCTGACGATCCTGGCGTGTGTCGTGGCCCTCGGTCTGGCCGGATGGGGAACGGTGCAGCTCGTCGGCGTATTCACGGGCGGCGAGCAGAAGACCACGGCCGGCGGCCGCAAGGCGGACTGCAAGCCCGACCCCACCCCGGTCGCGTCCGCCGCACGCATACTGCCGACGCCGGCCCAGATCACGGTGAACGTCTACAACGCCACCCCGCGCGGCGGACTCGCCAAGACCACCGCCGACGAGCTGAAGGCCCGCGGCTTCGTCATCGGCAAGGTCGGCAACGCCTCGGTGGAGTACGACAAGAAGGTCCCCGGCACCGGCATACTGCTGGGCGCCCCCGGCGCGTACGAGGGGGCCTTCCGTGTCCTCGGCACGCAGGTACGGGGCACCCAGCTGAAGGCCGACACCCGCACCACGGAGGATGTCGACCTCATCATCGGTACGGCCTTCACGGCGCTCACCGCGAGGCCGGCGGCGGACCAGGCTCTCTCGGCGCTCAACTCGAAGCCGACGGCGCCGAAGCCGGGCTGCCAGCCCCAGGCGTCCTAG
- the upp gene encoding uracil phosphoribosyltransferase, protein MRIHVVDHPLVAHKLTTLRDKRTDSPTFRRLADELVTLLAYEATRDVRTEQVDIQTPVSGTTGVKLSHPRPLVVPILRAGLGMLDGMVRLLPTAEVGFLGMIRNEETLEASTYATRMPEDLSGRQVYILDPMLATGGTLVAAIQELIARGADDVTAVVLLAAPEGVEVMERELAGTPVTVVTASVDERLNEHGYIVPGLGDAGDRMYGSAD, encoded by the coding sequence ATGCGGATCCATGTCGTCGACCACCCGCTGGTGGCGCACAAACTCACCACGCTGCGTGACAAGCGCACCGACTCCCCGACCTTCCGGCGCCTGGCCGACGAGCTGGTCACCCTGCTCGCGTACGAGGCCACCCGGGACGTCCGCACCGAGCAGGTCGACATCCAGACCCCGGTCTCGGGCACCACGGGCGTGAAGCTGTCCCACCCCCGCCCGTTGGTCGTGCCGATCCTGCGCGCGGGCCTGGGCATGCTCGACGGCATGGTGCGGCTGCTGCCGACGGCCGAGGTGGGCTTCCTCGGCATGATCCGCAATGAGGAGACGCTGGAGGCGTCGACGTACGCCACCCGGATGCCGGAGGACCTCTCCGGCCGCCAGGTGTACATCCTCGACCCGATGCTGGCCACCGGCGGCACCCTGGTCGCCGCGATACAGGAACTGATCGCGCGCGGCGCGGACGATGTGACCGCGGTGGTGCTGCTGGCGGCGCCGGAGGGCGTCGAGGTGATGGAGCGCGAACTGGCGGGCACGCCGGTGACCGTCGTGACGGCTTCGGTCGACGAGCGCCTCAACGAGCACGGCTACATCGTCCCGGGCCTCGGCGACGCGGGCGACCGCATGTACGGGTCGGCGGACTGA
- the tadA gene encoding tRNA adenosine(34) deaminase TadA, which produces MTDLVTAPWEAPMRLALEEAARAEPAGDVPVGAVVLAPDGSLLATGHNEREATGDPTAHAEVVAIRRAAAKLGEWRLTGCTLVVTLEPCTMCAGAIVLSRVDRVVYGARDEKAGAAGSLWDVVRDRRLNHRPEVIIGVLEKECSDRLTAFFRER; this is translated from the coding sequence GTGACGGACCTGGTGACAGCGCCCTGGGAGGCGCCCATGCGCCTCGCCCTGGAGGAGGCTGCACGCGCGGAGCCGGCCGGTGACGTGCCGGTAGGCGCCGTCGTGCTGGCCCCGGACGGCTCGCTGCTCGCGACCGGCCACAACGAACGCGAGGCCACGGGTGACCCGACCGCGCATGCCGAGGTGGTGGCGATCAGGCGGGCTGCCGCGAAGCTCGGCGAGTGGCGGCTCACCGGCTGCACTCTGGTGGTCACCCTGGAGCCGTGCACGATGTGCGCGGGCGCGATCGTGCTGTCGCGGGTGGACCGGGTGGTCTACGGGGCGCGCGACGAGAAGGCCGGCGCGGCGGGCTCGCTGTGGGACGTCGTACGGGACCGGAGGCTCAACCACCGGCCGGAGGTGATCATCGGCGTCCTCGAGAAGGAGTGCTCGGACCGGCTGACGGCCTTCTTCCGGGAGCGGTGA
- a CDS encoding Dabb family protein, which translates to MIRHLVLFRLNEGVSRDEPRVTEGVKAFQELGGLIPELEFWECAWNITDRPIAYDFAINSAVHDKDALKSYLEHPAHQAAAGRWREFATWVIADYEF; encoded by the coding sequence TTGATCCGTCATCTGGTCCTCTTCAGGCTCAACGAGGGCGTATCGCGTGACGAGCCGCGCGTCACCGAGGGCGTGAAGGCCTTCCAGGAGCTCGGCGGGCTCATCCCCGAGCTGGAGTTCTGGGAGTGCGCCTGGAACATCACCGACCGGCCGATCGCCTACGACTTCGCGATCAACTCCGCGGTGCACGACAAGGACGCGCTGAAGAGCTACCTCGAGCACCCGGCCCACCAGGCCGCGGCGGGCCGGTGGCGCGAGTTCGCCACCTGGGTGATCGCCGACTACGAATTCTGA
- a CDS encoding RNA polymerase sigma factor SigF, protein MPASTAPQAPPQNENEPRGGSRGADTRALTQVLFAELKELTPGTPDHAKVRAALIEANLPLVRYAAIRFRSRNEPMEDVVQVGTIGLINAIDRFDPDRGVQFPTFAMPTVVGEIKRYFRDNVRTVHVPRRLHELWVQVNGATEDLTTIHGRTPSTAEIAERLKITEEEVLSCIEAGRSYHATSLEAAQEGDGLPGLVDRLGYEDPELAGVEHRDLVRHLLVQLPEREQRILLLRYYSNLTQSQISAELGVSQMHVSRLLARSFARLRSANRIDS, encoded by the coding sequence GTGCCGGCCAGTACTGCGCCTCAAGCGCCGCCCCAGAACGAGAACGAACCCCGTGGCGGCAGCCGGGGTGCCGACACCCGGGCCCTGACCCAGGTGCTCTTCGCGGAGCTCAAGGAGCTGACGCCGGGCACCCCCGACCACGCCAAGGTGCGCGCCGCACTGATCGAGGCGAACCTCCCGCTGGTGCGGTACGCGGCGATCCGCTTCCGTAGCCGCAACGAGCCGATGGAGGACGTGGTCCAGGTCGGCACGATCGGGCTCATCAACGCCATCGACCGGTTCGACCCGGACCGTGGGGTGCAGTTCCCGACCTTCGCGATGCCGACCGTGGTCGGCGAGATCAAGCGCTATTTCCGGGACAACGTACGGACCGTCCATGTGCCGCGACGGCTGCACGAGCTGTGGGTCCAGGTCAACGGCGCCACCGAGGACCTCACCACGATCCATGGCCGCACCCCCTCGACCGCCGAGATCGCCGAGCGGCTGAAGATCACCGAGGAGGAGGTGCTGTCCTGCATCGAGGCGGGACGCTCCTACCACGCCACCTCCCTGGAAGCGGCCCAGGAGGGCGACGGACTGCCCGGCCTGGTGGACCGGCTCGGTTACGAGGACCCGGAGCTGGCCGGAGTCGAACACCGTGATCTGGTCCGGCATCTGCTCGTACAACTGCCGGAGCGGGAACAGCGGATCCTGCTGCTCCGCTATTACAGCAATCTCACACAGTCCCAGATCAGCGCGGAATTGGGAGTTTCCCAGATGCATGTGTCGCGGCTGCTCGCCCGCAGCTTCGCGCGACTGCGATCCGCAAATCGAATCGATTCCTGA
- a CDS encoding RNA polymerase sigma factor SigF → MSAEQGSSKVLTKDAPDGLGHAPEPLMPRPEAIDTRTLSRSLFLRLRALDAQGTDSPERTYVRDTLIELNLPLVRYAAARFRSRNEPMEDIVQVGTIGLIKAIDRFDCERGVEFPTFAMPTVVGEIKRFFRDTSWSVRVPRRLQELRLALTKASDELSQKLDRSPTVPELASVLGVSEEDVVDGLAVGNAYTASSLDSPSPEDDGGEGSLADRLGYEDSALEGVEYRESLKPLLAKLPPRERQIIMLRFFANMTQSQIGEAVGISQMHVSRLLTRTLAQLRAGLISD, encoded by the coding sequence ATGTCCGCAGAACAGGGCAGCTCGAAGGTGCTCACCAAGGACGCACCTGACGGGCTCGGCCACGCGCCGGAGCCGCTGATGCCCCGGCCGGAGGCCATCGACACCCGTACTCTGTCCCGTTCCCTGTTCCTGCGGCTCCGCGCTCTGGACGCACAAGGAACGGACAGCCCCGAGCGTACGTATGTACGAGACACGCTCATCGAGCTCAACCTGCCGCTCGTGCGCTACGCCGCCGCGCGGTTCCGCAGCCGCAACGAGCCGATGGAGGACATCGTCCAGGTCGGCACGATCGGGCTCATCAAGGCGATCGACCGGTTCGACTGCGAACGGGGCGTGGAATTCCCGACCTTCGCGATGCCCACGGTCGTCGGCGAGATCAAGCGCTTCTTCCGTGACACCTCATGGTCGGTCCGGGTGCCGCGCCGGCTCCAGGAGCTGCGCCTCGCCCTGACGAAGGCCAGCGACGAGCTGTCCCAGAAGCTCGACCGGTCGCCGACGGTCCCCGAACTCGCCTCCGTGCTGGGCGTGTCGGAGGAGGACGTGGTCGACGGGCTGGCGGTGGGCAACGCCTACACCGCCTCGTCCCTCGACTCGCCCTCGCCGGAGGACGACGGCGGCGAGGGATCGCTCGCGGACCGGCTGGGGTACGAGGACAGCGCCCTGGAGGGAGTGGAGTACCGCGAGTCGCTCAAGCCCCTGCTGGCCAAACTCCCACCGCGCGAACGGCAGATCATCATGCTCCGCTTCTTCGCGAACATGACGCAGTCGCAGATCGGCGAGGCGGTCGGCATCTCGCAGATGCATGTGTCCCGGCTGCTGACCCGGACCCTCGCCCAGCTGCGGGCCGGGCTCATCTCCGACTGA
- a CDS encoding TetR/AcrR family transcriptional regulator, protein MVTAADRAKQPARTSVWLASRASRGRKSDQPTGLDRDKITAATVRLLDAEGLAKFSMRRLAAELGVTAMSVYWYVDTKDDLLELALDAVMGEMRLPAEDDPADWRDQLRALTTEYRRMLVGHPWVSPLAGEYLNIGPHSLAFVAAIQHVLGRTGLPMSGRTGALAAVFQFVYGFGTVEGRFAQRCAAAGLSQDDYFHQVMGTIAGQPELQETFEEATELMEARGGDTVEEMRERDFVFALDLLIAGIEAKSAHQV, encoded by the coding sequence ATGGTGACTGCGGCCGACCGCGCGAAGCAACCCGCGCGGACGAGTGTGTGGCTGGCGAGCAGAGCGTCCCGCGGACGGAAGTCCGACCAGCCCACCGGTCTGGACCGTGACAAGATCACCGCGGCCACGGTCAGACTGCTGGACGCGGAGGGCCTCGCCAAGTTCTCCATGCGCCGCCTGGCCGCGGAACTCGGCGTCACCGCGATGTCCGTCTACTGGTACGTCGACACCAAGGACGACCTGCTGGAGCTCGCCCTCGACGCGGTCATGGGCGAGATGCGCCTGCCGGCCGAGGACGACCCCGCGGACTGGCGCGACCAGCTGCGTGCCCTGACCACCGAGTACCGGCGGATGCTGGTCGGGCACCCCTGGGTGTCGCCGCTCGCCGGTGAGTACCTCAACATCGGACCGCACTCGCTGGCCTTCGTCGCCGCCATCCAGCACGTCCTGGGCAGGACCGGTCTGCCGATGAGCGGGCGGACGGGCGCGCTCGCGGCCGTTTTCCAGTTCGTGTACGGCTTCGGCACGGTCGAGGGCCGTTTCGCCCAGCGCTGCGCGGCCGCCGGTCTCAGCCAGGACGACTACTTCCACCAGGTCATGGGGACGATCGCCGGGCAGCCGGAGTTGCAGGAGACCTTCGAGGAGGCGACCGAACTGATGGAGGCCCGCGGCGGCGACACGGTGGAGGAGATGCGGGAGCGGGACTTCGTCTTCGCGCTCGACCTGCTGATCGCGGGCATCGAGGCGAAGAGCGCGCACCAGGTCTAG
- a CDS encoding amidohydrolase family protein translates to MSAAEAEAVRRFRERCGLPGLVDVHTHFMPERVLRKVWAYFDAAGPLTGMEWPITYRQEEDERLALLREFGVRAFTAMLYPHKAGMAAWLNDWAAGFAARTPDVVHTATLFPEDGVADYVREAVESGARVFKAHLQVGAYDPNNELLDPVWGLLAEAGIPVVTHCGSGPVPGKHTGPEPVGRLLARHPRLRLVVAHMGMPEYTDFLDLAERYAGVRLDTTMAFTDFTERVMPFPERERGRLADLGDRIVLGSDFPNIPYPYVHQLEALERLGLGGDWLRAVCHDNGARLFGL, encoded by the coding sequence TTGAGCGCGGCTGAGGCCGAGGCCGTACGCCGGTTCCGGGAGCGGTGCGGTCTGCCCGGGCTGGTGGACGTGCACACGCATTTCATGCCGGAGCGGGTGCTCCGCAAGGTGTGGGCGTACTTCGACGCGGCCGGGCCGCTGACCGGTATGGAATGGCCCATCACCTACCGGCAGGAGGAGGACGAAAGGCTCGCGCTGCTCAGGGAGTTCGGCGTGCGTGCCTTCACGGCGATGCTCTATCCGCACAAGGCGGGAATGGCCGCCTGGCTCAACGACTGGGCCGCCGGCTTCGCCGCGCGTACCCCGGACGTCGTGCACACGGCGACCCTCTTCCCCGAGGACGGCGTCGCGGACTACGTACGCGAGGCCGTGGAGTCCGGTGCGCGCGTGTTCAAGGCGCACCTCCAGGTCGGCGCGTACGACCCGAACAACGAGCTGCTCGACCCGGTGTGGGGGCTGCTGGCGGAGGCCGGGATCCCGGTGGTGACGCACTGCGGTTCGGGACCCGTGCCGGGCAAGCACACCGGGCCCGAGCCGGTGGGGCGGCTGCTCGCGCGGCATCCCCGGCTGCGGCTGGTGGTGGCGCACATGGGCATGCCGGAGTACACCGACTTCCTGGATCTGGCGGAGCGGTACGCAGGGGTCCGGCTGGACACCACCATGGCGTTCACCGACTTCACCGAGCGCGTCATGCCGTTCCCGGAGCGGGAGCGGGGCCGGCTGGCGGACCTCGGGGACCGGATCGTGCTGGGCAGCGACTTCCCCAACATCCCATACCCGTACGTGCACCAGCTGGAGGCGCTGGAGCGGCTCGGACTCGGTGGCGACTGGCTGCGCGCGGTCTGTCATGACAACGGGGCGCGGCTGTTCGGCCTGTGA
- a CDS encoding antibiotic biosynthesis monooxygenase has product MSDQLVSGIEPPYYTVVFTSIRTEGDNGYGETAERMKELVEGIPGYLGYETARTPGGIGITVGYFRDEEAIAAWRSRLEHQSAQRRGRAEWYESYSVHIGRVERSHGFERG; this is encoded by the coding sequence ATGAGCGATCAACTCGTGTCGGGAATCGAACCGCCCTACTACACCGTGGTGTTCACCTCCATCCGCACGGAGGGCGACAACGGATACGGCGAGACCGCCGAACGGATGAAGGAGCTGGTGGAGGGGATACCGGGATACCTGGGGTACGAGACGGCGCGCACGCCGGGCGGGATCGGGATCACCGTCGGGTACTTCCGGGACGAGGAGGCGATCGCCGCGTGGCGCAGCCGTCTGGAGCACCAGAGCGCCCAGCGGCGTGGCCGCGCCGAGTGGTACGAGAGCTACAGCGTCCACATCGGCCGGGTCGAGCGGAGCCACGGCTTTGAGCGCGGCTGA
- a CDS encoding DUF2797 domain-containing protein, with translation MRWSGGAPRLVWLGDRGERTSTLAYGQEPAFRAVGERHCLGVRRNPCPTRAVVPARVTRAQCEACARLDRARSVAADTMADDPRPYAVYLAWFGPGMLKVGITAVERGPARLLEQGAVAFTWLGRGPLMAARRTEELLRTALGVPDRIPYADKRAVRAVLPPEDVRAAEVEALYGRAVALEGWPESLERAGCGVVDHVEVFGLGQAPGATAVVTELRDGGAVAGRLVAAAGPDLHLRSPRGEVLIVDTRLMAGWELARAEAGAPTTVPVRVLAGPDVQEGLF, from the coding sequence ATGCGCTGGTCCGGTGGTGCACCGCGGCTGGTCTGGCTCGGTGACCGCGGGGAGAGGACGAGCACGCTCGCCTACGGGCAGGAGCCGGCCTTCCGGGCGGTCGGGGAGCGGCACTGCCTGGGTGTGCGGCGCAACCCGTGCCCCACGCGGGCCGTGGTGCCGGCCCGCGTGACGCGCGCGCAGTGCGAGGCGTGCGCGCGGCTGGACCGGGCGCGGTCGGTGGCGGCGGACACCATGGCCGACGATCCGCGGCCGTACGCCGTGTATCTGGCGTGGTTCGGGCCCGGGATGCTGAAGGTGGGGATCACCGCCGTGGAGCGGGGGCCGGCGCGGCTGCTGGAGCAGGGAGCGGTGGCGTTCACCTGGCTGGGCCGGGGGCCGCTGATGGCGGCGCGGCGGACGGAGGAGCTGCTGCGTACGGCACTGGGGGTGCCGGACCGTATCCCCTACGCGGACAAGCGGGCGGTCCGGGCCGTGCTGCCGCCCGAAGATGTGCGGGCGGCGGAGGTCGAGGCGCTGTACGGGCGGGCCGTGGCGCTGGAGGGCTGGCCGGAGTCGCTGGAGCGGGCCGGATGCGGGGTCGTCGACCATGTGGAGGTCTTCGGGCTCGGGCAGGCGCCGGGGGCCACCGCGGTGGTCACCGAGCTGAGGGACGGCGGGGCCGTGGCGGGGCGGCTGGTCGCGGCCGCCGGGCCGGATCTTCATCTGCGCTCGCCGCGGGGCGAGGTGCTGATCGTCGACACGCGGCTGATGGCGGGCTGGGAGTTGGCCCGTGCGGAGGCAGGGGCCCCCACGACCGTCCCGGTGCGGGTCCTGGCGGGACCGGACGTGCAGGAGGGGCTGTTCTGA
- a CDS encoding SSI family serine proteinase inhibitor, with protein MLRRLTIAAAAATLSALSAAPADAWPLPAGPERLTVTAGETGKPEWDGTYELECAPAAAGTHPAAAEACARLLELAAGEADPFAPVPTDTMCTFQYGGPATARIHGTWRGKPVDATFSRSNGCEVSRWNNLEPVLPVAVAS; from the coding sequence ATGCTGCGCCGCCTCACCATCGCCGCTGCCGCCGCCACACTGTCCGCGCTGTCCGCCGCGCCCGCCGACGCGTGGCCGCTGCCGGCGGGGCCCGAGCGGCTGACCGTGACCGCCGGGGAGACCGGAAAGCCCGAGTGGGACGGTACGTACGAGTTGGAGTGCGCCCCGGCCGCCGCCGGAACGCATCCGGCGGCGGCGGAGGCGTGCGCCCGACTGCTCGAACTGGCGGCCGGGGAGGCGGATCCGTTCGCGCCCGTGCCCACGGACACGATGTGCACCTTCCAGTACGGCGGACCGGCCACTGCCCGGATCCACGGCACCTGGCGGGGGAAGCCCGTGGACGCCACCTTCAGCCGGTCCAACGGTTGCGAGGTCTCCCGCTGGAACAACCTGGAGCCGGTGCTGCCCGTCGCCGTGGCTTCGTAG